One region of Chanodichthys erythropterus isolate Z2021 chromosome 17, ASM2448905v1, whole genome shotgun sequence genomic DNA includes:
- the LOC137005389 gene encoding P2Y purinoceptor 14-like yields MDYINNTQTEQKNGTNVSSVFTHQVLPVLYSIICACAFILNGLAAWIFFRVPSSSALVVYLKNMVVADILMLFTYPWRVVGYLGYGGLQLKLIVCRYTAVLFYLSMYTGITFMSLISLERYFKVVRSTSAVSSLLERVSVARAFSLLAWGVMMFFMLPNTILTNQPMPEVFSCMALKSELGQRWHEISAHFNVGIFWVAFILMVFCYTSITCHVYRSNKRVQRDSSEAGRRSNRSIFSLLAVFVFCFVPYHVCRLPYTLSQRPGAGFSEHNHFILFQVKETALFLSALNVCLDPIIYFFMCRTFRESLLQKMSSINQENRRPSIGTGLTIGNL; encoded by the coding sequence ATGGATTACATCAACAATACACAGACAGAACAGAAAAACGGCACGAACGTCAGCAGTGTGTTCACGCATCAGGTTCTGCCTGTGCTCTACTCCATCATCTGTGCTTGTGCCTTCATTCTCAATGGACTTGCCGCTTGGATCTTCTTCAGAGTTCCCAGCTCCTCAGCATTAGTCGTTTACCTAaaaaacatggtggtggcagacATTCTGATGCTGTTTACCTACCCGTGGCGTGTGGTGGGTTATCTCGGTTATGGCGGCTTGCAGTTGAAGCTGATAGTTTGCCGCTACACAGCTGTGCTTTTCTACCTCAGCATGTACACGGGAATAACCTTTATGAGTCTCATCAGCTTGGAGCGCTACTTTAAAGTCGTCCGCAGCACCTCCGCTGTGTCTTCCCTTCTGGAGCGCGTTTCGGTAGCGAGGGCTTTCTCATTGCTAGCTTGGGGCGTCATGATGTTCTTCATGCTCCCCAACACCATATTAACCAACCAGCCCATGCCTGAAGTTTTTTCCTGCATGGCCCTGAAAAGTGAACTGGGTCAGCGCTGGCACGAAATTTCAGCCCACTTCAACGTTGGAATCTTCTGGGTAGCGTTCATCCTGATGGTGTTTTGCTACACCTCCATCACCTGTCACGTGTACCGCTCTAACAAACGGGTGCAACGGGACAGCAGTGAGGCAGGACGACGGTCAAATCGAAGCATTTTTAGCTTGCTTGCCgtgtttgtcttttgttttgtgCCCTACCACGTTTGTCGCTTACCCTATACGCTTAGCCAAAGGCCCGGGGCTGGTTTTAGTGAGCACAACCACTTCATTCTCTTCCAGGTAAAAGAAACTGCGCTCTTCCTGTCTGCTCTTAACGTCTGTCTGGATCCTATTATTTACTTCTTCATGTGCAGGACATTCAGAGAATCACTTTTGCAGAAGATGTCTTCTATAAACCAAGAAAACAGGAGGCCTTCAATAGGCACTGGGCTGACTATCGGCAATCTGTAA